CGTCGCACAACGTCGAGCAGGGGTCCACTCTTCAGAGCTGGCAGGGCGCCAACGCTGCCGCACCGGTGGTGCCGCCCAAGGGGCTGCTCACGGGTGGTACGGGCCCGAGCTTCTGGCTCGTCGGCGTACTCCTACTCGCATACCTCTTCGCCGGGACCTCCGCCTTCTACCTCGCCATGGACCACATGTCCGGCGACCGCAGCGGCAACCGCGCGCTGGACGCGCTCTACTTCTGCGTGGTCACCATGACGACCGTCGGGTACGGCGACCTCGTCCCGTCCAGCGACGCCGCCAAGCTGCTCGCCTGCGCCTTCGCCttggccggcgtcgccctcgTCGGCGCCTTCCTCAGCAAGACCGCCGACTACCTCGTCGAGAAGCAGGAGGCGCTCGTCTTTCGCACGTTCCATCTCCACCACGCTAACGACTACAAGTCCACGCGCGACATGGAGGCCAACAAGGTCCTCTACAAGCTCTACACCTCCGCCGCGCTGCTAGCCGTGATCCTCGCCTCCGGCATGGCGTTCCTGGTGAAGGTAGAAGGGATGCGCCCCGTGGACGCCTTCTACTGCGTGTGCACTACGGTGACCACGCTCGGGTACGGCGACCGGAGCTTCTCGtcggcggccgggcgggcgtTCGCGGCCGTGTGGATCACGGTGAGCACGCTAGTGGTGGCGCTCTTCTTCCTGTACGCGGCGGAGCtgggcgcggagcggcggcagaAGGCGCTGGCGCAATGGGTGCTCACGCGGCGGACCACCAGCATGGACCTCGAGGCGGCGGACCTCAACGGCGACCATAGGGTCAGCGCCGCGGAGTTCGCGTTGTACAAGCTCAAGGAGCTCGGCAAGATCAGCAAGGAAGACATCTCTGAGTTCATTGAGGTGTTCGACATGCTCGACGCCGACCACTCCGGGACCCTCTCGTGCCACGATCTGGCCGTCACACAACCCGGCTAGCCCGGCAATCACCGGCCGGTTGCCACTTGCAAGGCAATGTGGCACACAGCAGAATTCTGTGGACATGCATGTCTTTCCGCAGGATAAGCTCTGCCTCTCGAACACTACCTTCCAGAAATACTCGGGAACGGAATTCCTTTGTGTATGTATAGTAGGATAGCGAACATTATAACATCTCCAAGAGACTCTGTATTTGAACTTGGTTAgctaaaaattaaagaaacGGGAGAAAATTTCCATCCAACAGCCTCGCCATCGTGGTCCGCTCGCCATCCTTCTCGCCATCCAGACCCCATCGCTCGGCACTTTTTGTGAAGGACTCCGCTTCGCCATCTTGCTCGGCCCCACCCCTCATCGAGGCCATGCCCACACATCTAGACCGCGCCTGCCCGTTAAGCTCTCCCGGCCCGCCATCATCGAGGTCGTGCTGCCTGCCGTCGAGGTAGTGCTGCGCCCGCCGTCGAGCCCTCCCGGCCGCCGTTGCCCTCCACCTGACCTTGCGGCCGTCGTCGAGGCCACCCCTGCTTTCGAGCCTTCCTGGCCGCCATCGCCTCCTCCCGCTCTTGTGCCCGCTGCCGAGCCCTCCTGTCCGCCGTTGCGTCCTCCTCCCTCGCTTCCGCCGTCGGGGCCGCGCGCACGTGAGAGCATGAGGGagagcggcggccatggccgtgcGAGCCAAGTCGGCGCGAAGCCCTCGCGGCGTGGCCATGGCCGGGCGGGCCAAACTGGCGCAGCCCCCctcgtaacattatagccagatgcttgttgagtcagagtatttgcctttccattctcttccATCGTtatatgtttaataataaatttatcgaaggaggaaataatatcgagacatttatcaagatatgcatttagagaaccattatagtactggcataccttggatacttgctgcaccactagaagagaatctccaaaggcttcaacatgtttCACACCCAtagattgcaagaattccaagccaaatagaagcgcttcatactcaacttggttatttgtgcattcttcttccaatcggtttgaaaactaaaaaacggcaccattcggagaaataagaacagcaccaatcccttgaccatcatcacaaaccgatccatcaaagtacaacttccatggtgtgcaagtaatatagccgacttctagatcatgcttgtcattaatccgatgctcaacaataaaatccgctacaatttggcctctcatagattttaaaggttcacaagccaaatcatattcaaccaaagcataagcccacttgccgattctaccactcaaaatcggtttttgtaacatatgtttgatcacatcggtttgacacactactatgcaagtactagatagtagataatgccttaatttggtacaagcataataaagagacaaacacaacttctcaataaatgtatacctcgtctccgcatcaataagtcatcGGCTTAGATATGTAATGATATACTCGTTCCCTTCGGTTTCTTGTGTCAAAACAACCCCAATAatcttgtcttcagcagccacataaagtctgaaagatactcctctcctaggtgctttgagtacgggtggcgaagataaataaatcttgatcttctcaaacgcttcttgctgttttgccccccaagtaaattcggtttcatcttttaaccgaagaaaaggagtaaaagcatcaatcttcccggacaagttagatataaaccttctaaagaaatttaccttgcccaagaacttctttaaatccttcttgcatgtaggggcttcaaccttcctcatggcttcaattcttttcGGATCAACCTCTATtaccttctcatgaataatgaagccaagaaactttccagccgatacaccaaaagcacatttgagtggattcgttttcaaaccataccggcgcatcctctcaagagcaagtctcaaatcagctaaatgatgatccaaaccggccgatttaatgacaatatcatcaatgtacacctccaaaatgacaccaagcaaatcatggaagattaaattcatagctctttgataagtagcacccgcatttttcaaaccaaaagtcataacaacccactcaaacaacccgacaaatcctggacatctaaaggctgttttagatatatcttcttcggccataaatatttgattgtaaccagcattaccatcaagaaaattaatgacacgatgtccggaagcctcattgatcaacatatcggtcataggcataggatattcatccttgggagtagctttattaagatctctaaaatcaatgcacactctaattttctCCGAATCCTTTTTTCTcgacgggcacaatattagagatcaaatcagcataacgacaagaccaaATAAATCTAGCATCAAGTAAACtattaatttcagttttaactcggtcataaataataggattgaaacgcctaaccggttgtttataaggtctaaaaccggctttaatcggtaaacgatgctcaacaagatcacgacttaaaccgggcatttcatgatactcccaagcaaagcaatcaacgtattccttcaataaattaaccaaatcggctttatattcagccgataaatttttgtttacaaaggtcggcctaggaatagttccatcaccaatgtctaccttttctaaaggatcggccgatgtaaacccttgacccagcttgtctagatcaccagaatcttcaatggcttcacacatatcgttcgtacgcgcccgatattgatctagcctctgctgcagccactctgcgttagactggtctgaccggttggggtatccggtctgaccggtcggccctgtgcgccgaataggacaggaccggtctgaccagtcggcaagggcggtctgaccggtctcttcTGGAGCctctgttgtactcatctgatttacattaaatgattcaGCCGATTATTCATCGGCTTCagtacagcagaaacaaaaccatccttagtgcaactgatcaaatcataatcagacagatccacgcccgataaacacttgacatTATCGTGTGCACTAACAGAATCCGAACCGGccaaagcaacaaaggatgaagtgtccccatggacaatctcgACCTCATCGCtgatccactgaacaagaaactgatgcaaggtagaaggaacgcactgatttgcatgaatccaatccctcccaagaatcaaattgtagttaccttgcacctccgagacgaagaaagccgtagcaagcgtcttgctcccaatagtgagctccatggaagcaactcccttggcgctaaggggctccctccctccaacaccactgactgtcatgtttgtcttgatcaagtcctcgtcttggccaccgagcttcttgtacagtgagtagggcataagatttacaatagccccaccatccactaacatgcgagtcaccggcttcccgttgatgtgtcccctcatgtAAAGAGCCTTGAGGTGGTTGTCCTTCTCGCTTGGCTTCTagaacacagcttcacggggcacaaactgaagatgagccaaatctTCCTCCGGGACCACGAAGTAATCTGAAGATAAGTgcaccacattgatctccaaGTTGGTGTGCTCCGGAGACGCTTCATAATCTACCAATTCCTCATCTTCTGCGGTTGgaggaactgctggggcttcatcTACAGAAGAAACCGAAATGAGCGGTGCCGGTTCGGCTGCCGGCTTAGCAGTAGGCTcaaccggtttgactggttggTCAGAGCGGTTTGACTAGTctatctgaccggtctgaccggtcggctgcggcggtccgaccggcctggctggctgatcagctgtcttgaccttccaaaccttgctctgagggaacatgggcctgtatctgttgaagttctcatccctcatcttctctttctcctgctccttcttttcCTTGTTACGAAGGCGCTACAACTTCCTCTTCTGTGTATGAGTTAAACCcgaagggcaccacctaggctgatggtacttatctgctgcgctcttgctgctaccggcctcatgatcattggccatgaccggcttttgtgaaggaacCTCAACCGATTTCTCTATGTCTATCGGCTTTTTGCCCGTATCCTTTATGGGCACCTTGATTTCACTGATTTGAACAACATTGGTTTTAGGCTTCTCTGGATTAGCAACAGGCTTCTGCTCCTCTTTCTTTCCCTTGATGCGATACTCGAATCTTGGAGCAGGAACCTGGCCCAGCCTCTggcgagaccggtctgaccggtaagaggtgaccggtctgaccggtgcagcctgctgcactggaccagattggcgtggtcccaatcggtcgtgcACGGGCATCCTGGAGCTTTCCCCTTGATagtgtggaggataaggcatcggaaAACACCACATCCATATCCCTTCATGctcccatgccggatttgtTGCACTTGACGCCGGTGGCACTCATGGCATGGTAGCACACATCTGGGGAGGatacaatgtgacaacatcacccCTGCCCCCGCTGctggattccctccttggggaCACTGGACGGTCTTGACGCGGTGGTGATCacggtctcttttttagcggccgatcattttgaacggcctttgtgtacttgttcaacaactggttgaaggtgagcttctgattagcagttcttccctgcaccttcacctcgttggtcttccaagtacccacttccggatgctttggcttgaaagtccggggacggtcaccagagcggtctgaccggctggaggaaccggtctgaccggttggaccagtctgaccggtcgtgcgatcagcagaccgattttctggtggagagcttcGTTGCCCCCCAAGTCTGGGATTTCTgacaatgatcttcagagtatccTTTCCATCATTAGTCTTCTCTTTGATAACTTCCCGGGCAAGGATCTTGTCACTTgtattcatcggtcttggatcaccgatgacaacatgcttcCCCTTAGCTCCTTTGGCTTgctccggccgaatgagcacctttggattgttcaattccagcaTATGAATAGGGAAAGGAGccttgtcaatttgcatctcagaaagtaccaatcgtccttcattaatggccgattgtacctgtcgacgaaaaacattacaatcattagtagcatgagatgtagagttatgccacttacaatatgcatgccgTTTAAGTTcatcgggagatggaatagcatgtgacaatcggatgctaccattcttaagcaattcatcaaaaatctgatcacatttagaaacatcaaaagtaaatttcagctcctcttgccgattcttttgaattggcttgagagacggaactgaaccgggtttggcctttgatggccaaacaaactcagcaccATATACTTCCTTgctatcatcgtccgaactatccgaatcatgatcaagaatatgtgtgttggaccgatgaggcttgaaagtatctttggcatttttaagtttaaactctaaacccatgactttgacttgcaagaaatttaCAGTATGATATTTAAAGCCCtcgagtttctctttcaaataagaatgtAAACCATTAAacgccaaatccgccaaatctttttcagaaatcgtcaaactaaaacaccaatttttaatttctttaaatcttttgaaataatctgaagaagattcatcacatccttgcttaatcgatgttaagtccaacaattttgcttcggtttccccactaaataagtgatcatgaaacttatgctccaactgagcccaattgcgaatagaattaggagcaagcgaggaaaaccaagagaaagccgttccagtcaaagataaagaaaataaacgcacacgcAAAGCATCATTGAAACCGACCTCTCCTAATTTCAagacatattgactaacgtgttcccaagttgtacgagaattgtcaccattaaatttagtaaactcaggaatacgccaacTAGCAGAAAAATgagtaaaatcaaactcaacggGATAAGatttttgatataaacgtgtagtacccatatccaccccaagcttacttttaatcgcatttgccagatcctctttgaacttaaggagatcggcctgatagtgctggctggtataaaactcagaaaaacgATGCGCATTAGAATTTCCATGCGCCATCATCTGTAAAGAAGTCGGGACCGGTCCTTGGTTAGGTCCAGATCCTCGTGGCCCTCCCGCTACAGTAGTAGTGCGAGGTGGTGTATACAgtgacaattcattagttcggctaggggcagccgaacctggaattgtctcgagaggcgtcggcgacggtactgagtaaccggtctgaccggttggaccggtctgaccggtctgtgggacCGGTCCGGCAGGTGCagtgtgcacggtcgacggtggCGGGGTTTGCCCTGAGAACGAGTTTggcggcataccatagagtggttcagatgtgaactcaggggtagccgaactcggatctgatgagttaggatctgacatgggttgtttacctttaagcgcatcaacatcactactcaatttaatCAAAATATCACCCGCGACAGCTTGTGCGGCAACAATCTTTTGATCCATTATGGATGACATTCTATCTAATATATCAGAGGGAGAAaggcttacattggggatctcttcaatcttatccttgctaagcttgagagacggcagcacgaactcctccaccctcttgatgaggccaccacgatccttcttgaagcccttcaagaattgtgctttgacgtgctcctccacaagaaggtaggccttgcgctcctcttcggtaagctcctccattgtagccatgatgatgttttccttgtcaatctctgaagagcccatcttcttcaaggagtagattagatcggttttaaaaaccagattaatctctccccagcggagtcgccaaaaagtgtgttgacataGAATTGTGCCAAACACACCTGAATGCGCTAGAATGcgcgacgatcgtcaaaacgatcaacacagcgAAGACCCTgagcggaccggtctgaccggtttcaccgaccggtctgaccggtgcaggcagagaactcgcgaagacctagaacagcgagctcgggagggaccccgtcggtgCTTAtaatcgtagggttgctctgaggtcggtagGCCACTCAGAatgtcttcaaacgccgtcgagacgaaggaagaaagcaatctagggttggaaaaggctagggtttgagagataaaagtaatgcgatttttgtattgattcgattgggaataacctcagtcggccttagcctttatatttataggccggggaagacgtaccccttcacgagtaggattacatgaggactctttacaaaaaccctaattctactcggactgtacagaccagaccggtctgaccggtcagcccgaccggtcagaccggtcgacctcagcaggtgccaaatttggctgtcaacaccaAACTACACTATCTTTTTACCTTTTATCTATAGTCAAGTCTCTAACCGAGCAAGGTGGAGGCACAGTAGAATGGataaaacaagaaaaagatTCTTCTGGCAAGGTGGAGGCACCAAGAAAAAAATACTTTCtggtgaagtggtgcaaaattgTGACACCAAAAAGTAAAGGGGGTTGGGTATACATGATCTGAGAAAGATGAACCAGAGCTTACTCTATAAATGGTGGTGGAAAATTGAAAAAGGAGAGGGTTTGTCGCAGGAAATTGTTCAAAAGAAATACATCAAGCAATCCACTACTATTTGTATGCTGAAGACAAAACCCTCTAATTCCCCTATGTGGAATGATCTTCTGAAGGTTAAAGACCTCTACCTACGAGGTAGGATCATGATAGTGGGTGATGGTAAGATGACTGACTTTTGGAGAGATGCTTGGCGTGGATTAGTCCCACTAAAAGAAAAGTTTCATGTCCTATTTGACATATGCAATGAGCAAAATGGTTCTGTGTTTAAGATGGCTCAAAAAAAATTGGCAACTCAGTTTTAGGCGCTGGCTTACCGAAGATAACCAAACCCAGCTGACGAAGCTAAGTGATTTGATAAGATCTTTTCCCATGGGATCAATAGCGGACACCCCCAAATGGGTGTGGGAGAAATCTGGAATTTTTTCTATAAAATCGATTTACGAACACATGTTTCACTTTGAGATCCACAAACCAAACAAGAGGCTTTGGAAAGCCAAGATAGCGCTGAGAATTAAACTGTTCATGTGGTTGGTTGGTGAGAATGCAATACTAACCAAAGATAATATggtaaaaagaaaatggaagggGATATGAAATGACGTTTTTGCTCGGAAAATGAAAGCATCATTCATCTCTACTTTGATTGCTCTATGGCAAAGTATATCTGGGGCTTGATAGCGTTGGTGGTTGGGGCTAACTGTAGACCAACCTTGTTCAACGCTTTTTGGGTTTGGGCTAAAAGATTTCTCCCTCATGCTAAAAATTATCACATGGTGGGCCTAGCGGGTGTGTGCTGGGCAATTTCGAAAGTGAGAAACAGTTCCTGTTTTGAGAAAAAAGTAACAAAATCTCCTACTCAAATTGTGTGTATGATCTCCTCTTTTATTTCTTTCTGGGCAGAACTACAAGGGGGCGAGAACAAGAAAGAACTGGAGGACGGTGCGGGAGTTCTCAAGGCGACGGCGCTGCTCTACCATCCGCAGATGCCGGGAGGTGATGATTTGAGGGTGGCTGCTATCCGCTGAATGTTGGAGACCATGCTGGGAAGACGTCTTCTTTTGCCTGTCAAGCTTTACTAATCCTTTCCTTAAAAATCTGTGTAGCGGTAAGAATTACCTTTGGCATGTGAAAGAACCTAAAGGTCGGTCAGTTGGTATATTACTTGGTATTGATCTAGAGGTTTTTGACATTGGCGCAATAGATGAAGGAGACTACT
This genomic interval from Panicum virgatum strain AP13 chromosome 8K, P.virgatum_v5, whole genome shotgun sequence contains the following:
- the LOC120644322 gene encoding two pore potassium channel b-like, with amino-acid sequence MVENGVRQHLLHHDSPPDVPPKIPPGRARRFRRCQTAPSHNVEQGSTLQSWQGANAAAPVVPPKGLLTGGTGPSFWLVGVLLLAYLFAGTSAFYLAMDHMSGDRSGNRALDALYFCVVTMTTVGYGDLVPSSDAAKLLACAFALAGVALVGAFLSKTADYLVEKQEALVFRTFHLHHANDYKSTRDMEANKVLYKLYTSAALLAVILASGMAFLVKVEGMRPVDAFYCVCTTVTTLGYGDRSFSSAAGRAFAAVWITVSTLVVALFFLYAAELGAERRQKALAQWVLTRRTTSMDLEAADLNGDHRVSAAEFALYKLKELGKISKEDISEFIEVFDMLDADHSGTLSCHDLAVTQPG